In Trifolium pratense cultivar HEN17-A07 linkage group LG7, ARS_RC_1.1, whole genome shotgun sequence, a genomic segment contains:
- the LOC123895750 gene encoding endoglucanase 16-like, with protein MDTKRLYWSITVTWLTLFQGNMLLVRGQFNYKEALTKSLIFLEAQRSGKLPPNNRVPWRGDSALDDGKLANMDLSGGYYDAGDNVKYGLPMAFTVTTLSWAAIFYKAEFEATKEMGNIQDAIRWGTDYFLKASSRRNRLYVEVGDPVDDHNCWAPPEKMKTKRSVKVIDSSTPGSEIAAETAAAMASSSIVFRHVDHKYARSLLNKAKLLFDFAKSHKASYDGECPFYCSYSGYNDELMWAATWLYMATKKSIYLKYIQEEAISATVSEFSWDLKYAGVQVLLTQLHFKGIKGLETFKAHGESYICSVLPDSPYHQINLSPGGFIHMRDGANTQYATSTSFLFTVYSDLLAEYKQKVRCGNKEFDSTHLLDFARKQMDYILGKNPEGRSYMVGFGKNPPTQAHHRGASIPKLAPNEEIDCPTSFAKWLQRDAPNPHELTGAIMGGPDINDHFDDKRTDSPKTEPCTYVNSLAAGALAKLASLG; from the exons ATGGATACTAAAAGATTATATTGGTCCATCACTGTAACATGGCTTACATTGTTCCAAGGAAACATGTTACTTGTTAGGGGTCAATTTAATTACAAGGAAGCTCTCACAAAATCTCTTATCTTCTTAGAGGCACAAAGATCAGGAAAACTCCCTCCCAATAACAGGGTCCCTTGGAGAGGAGACTCAGCACTCGACGATGGAAAACTCGCTAAc ATGGACCTATCTGGGGGATATTATGATGCAGGAGATAATGTAAAATATGGTCTACCAATGGCATTTACGGTTACTACATTATCATGGGCTGCCATATTTTACAAAGCAGAATTTGAAGCAACAAAGGAAATGGGAAATATTCAAGATGCAATTAGATGGGGTACAGATTATTTTCTGAAAGCTAGTTCAAGAAGAAATAGATTATATGTTGAGGTAGGTGACCCGGTTGATGATCACAATTGTTGGGCTCCACCAGAAAAAATGAAGACAAAAAGATCAGTTAAAGTAATTGATAGTAGCACACCTGGTAGTGAGATTGCTGCTGAAACCGCTGCTGCAATGGCTTCTTCTTCTATCGTTTTTAGACATGTCGATCATAAATATGCTCGTAGTCTCCTCAACAAAGCCAAACTG CTTTTCGATTTCGCGAAATCGCATAAAGCAAGCTATGATGGAGAATGTCCCTTTTACTGCTCCTATTCAGGCTATAAT gATGAGTTGATGTGGGCAGCAACATGGCTATACATGGCAACAAAGAAATCAATATACTTGAAATACATACAAGAAGAAGCAATTAGTGCCACTGTATCTGAATTCAGTTGGGATCTTAAATATGCTGGAGTTCAAGTTCTTCTCACTCAGTTACATTTTAAAGGAATAAAAGGTCTTGAAACATTCAAAGCACACGGCGAAAGTTACATATGTTCGGTCCTTCCTGATAGTCCTTACCACCAAATCAATTTATCTCCCG GTGGATTTATTCATATGAGAGATGGAGCCAACACACAATATGCCACCAGCACATCTTTCTTGTTCACTGTATATAGTGATTTGCTTGCCGAATATAAACAGAAAGTCAGATGTGGAAACAAAGAATTTGACTCAACTCATCTCCTTGATTTTGCCAGAAAACAA ATGGATTACATATTGGGGAAAAATCCAGAAGGAAGATCATACATGGTAGGATTTGGCAAAAACCCGCCAACACAAGCTCATCATAGAGGTGCTTCAATTCCAAAGTTGGCACCAAATGAAGAAATAGATTGTCCCACTAGCTTTGCAAAATGGCTTCAAAGAGATGCACCAAATCCACATGAGCTAACCGGAGCCATTATGGGTGGACCTGACATCAATGACCATTTTGATGATAAACGTACGGATTCACCTAAGACTGAACCTTGTACTTACGTTAATTCTCTTGCGGCTGGTGCTCTAGCTAAACTTGCTTCATTGGGTTAA
- the LOC123894198 gene encoding uncharacterized protein LOC123894198, translating to MVVPFSVLDKTTTEEEKTSSLLEGEDEDDQCSSSTTSSIGKDSDAFECEDIDNEENEAQSAYKYDEPLNMMNALQQLLPTRRGISKFYDGKSKSFMSLADAASFPSVKDIAKPENAYTRRRRNLMAFNHVWDKNRNFLLRSNSGGISKRTISLNRSAMALAFATNYDSSSSCTSEESTSSSNSWTSPPLPRNQV from the exons ATGGTGGTTCCGTTCAGCGTTTTAGATAAGACAACgacagaagaagaaaaaacatcGTCGTTGTTAGAGGgtgaagatgaggatgatcagTGTTCATCTTCAACAACATCGTCCATCGGGAAGGACAGCGATGCGTTCGAATGCGAGGACATAGACAATGAGGAAAATGAGGCTCAGAGTGCGTATAAATATGATGAGCCTTTGAATATGATGAACGCACTCCAACAGCTTTTGCCCACCAG GAGGGGCATCTCAAAGTTTTATGATGGTAAGTCCAAGTCCTTCATGAGTTTAGCAGATGCTGCTTCTTTTCCGTCCGTCAAAGACATTGCAAAACCAGAGAATGCTTACACAAGGAGGCGTAGAAATTTGATGGCCTTTAATCATGTTTGGGATAAGAATAGAAATTTCCTGTTAAGAAGCAACAGTGGTGGAATTTCTAAGAGAACAATAAGCTTGAATCGCAGCGCGATGGCTCTAGCATTTGCCACGAATTATGACAGCAGCAGTAGTTGTACGAGCGAGGAATCAACTTCAAGCTCAAATTCATGGACTTCTCCACCACTTCCACGAAATCAAGTGTAA
- the LOC123894195 gene encoding guanine nucleotide-binding protein alpha-2 subunit translates to MGLVCSKNRRYRDSDPEENAQAAEIERRIESETKAEKHIQKLLLLGAGESGKSTIFKQIKLLFQTGFDETELRSYTPVIFANVYQTIKVLHDGAKELAQNDSNSSKYAISEENKDIGEKLSEIGGRLDYPHLTKDLAKEIETLWEDAAIQETYGRGNELQVPDCTKYFMENLQRLSDTNYVPTKEDVLYARVRTTGVVEIQFSPVGENKRSGEVYRLFDVGGQRNERRKWIHLFEGVTAVIFCAAISEYDQTLFEDESKNRMMETKELFEWILKQPCFEKTSFMLFLNKFDIFEKKILNVPLNVCEWFKDYQPVSTGKQEIEHAYEFVKKKFEELYFQSSAPDRVDRVFKIYRTTALDQKVVKKTFKLVDETLRRRNLFEAGLL, encoded by the exons ATGGGATTAGTCTGTAGCAAAAATCGCCGTTATCGTGATTCTGATCCCGAAGAAAATGCACAG GCAgcagaaattgaaagaagaataGAGTCAGAAACAAAGGCTGAAAAACATATTCAAAAACTTCTACTACTAG GTGCGGGAGAGTCAGGGAAGTCTACAATCTTTAAGCAG ATAAAACTTTTGTTTCAAACTGGCTTTGATGAGACTGAACTAAGAAGCTACACACCCGTCATTTTTGCTAACGTGTATCAGACTATAAAA GTACTGCATGATGGGGCAAAGGAGTTGGCTCAGAATGATAGTAATTCTTCAAAGTATGCTATATCCGAGGAAAACAAG GACATTGGTGAAAAACTTTCAGAAATTGGAGGCAGGCTGGATTATCCACATCTTACCAAGGATCTTGCAAAGGAAATAGAGACTCTGTGGGAGGATGCTGCCATTCAG GAAACATATGGCCGTGGTAATGAACTTCAAGTTCCAGATTGTACCAAATATTTCATGGAAAATTTGCAGAGGCTGTCTGATACGAATTATGTTCCTACAAAG GAGGATGTTTTATATGCAAGAGTCCGTACAACCGGTGTTGTGGAGATCCAATTCAG CCCCGTTGGAGAAAATAAGAGAAGTGGTGAAGTCTATAGACTCTTTGATGTTGGTGGCCAGAGAAATGAGAGGAGAAAATGGATCCATCTTTTTGAAGGAGTTACAGCTGTAATATTCTGTGCCGCAATTAGCGA GTATGATCAAACACTTTTTGAGGATGAAAGCAAGAACAGAATGATGGAAACTAAGGAACTTTTCGAATGGATCCTGAAGCAACCATGTTTTGAG AAAACATCCTTCATGTTATTTTTAAACAAGTTTGACATATTCGAAAAGAAGATCCTGAAT GTTCCACTCAACGTTTGCGAATGGTTCAAAGATTATCAGCCAGTTTCAACAGGGAAACAAGAAATCGAGCATGCATATGA GTTTGTGAAGAAAAAGTTTGAGGAATTGTACTTCCAGAGCTCTGCTCCTGACCGTGTAGATCGTGTCTTCAAGATATACCGGACCACTGCTCTTGATCAGAAGGTTGTGAAGAAGACTTTCAAACTTGTTGACGAGACGTTGAGGCGCAGGAATCTTTTTGAAGCTGGATTATTATAA
- the LOC123894196 gene encoding endoglucanase 16-like — protein MDTKRVYWSTIVAWLTLFQGNMLLVNGQFNYKEALAKSLIFLEAQRSGKLPPNNRVPWRGDSALDDGKLANMDLSGGYYDAGDNVKYGLPMAFTVTTLSWAAIFYKAEFEATKEMGNIQAAIRWGTDYFMKCSSRRNKLYVEVGDPVEDHNCWAPPEKMRTKRSVKVIDSSTPGSEIAAETAAAMASSSIVFRHVDRKYARSLLNRAKLLFDMAKSHKATYDGECPFYCSYSGYNDEMMWAATWLYMATNKPIYMKYIQEESISASVAEFSWDLKYAGVQVLLTQLHYEGIKGLETFKAHGESYICSVLPDSPYHQINLSPGGFIHMRDGANTQYATSTSFLFMVYSDLLAKYKQKVKCGVKEFDSLHLLDFARKQVSINLIYMDYILGKNPEGRSYMVGFGKNPPTQAHHRGASVPKLAPNEVIDCPTSFAKWLQRDAPNPHELTGAIMGGPDINDHFDDKRTDSPKTEPCTYVNSLAAGALAKLASLG, from the exons ATGGATACTAAAAGAGTATATTGGTCCACAATTGTAGCATGGCTTACATTATTCCAAGGAAACATGTTACTTGTTAATGGTCAATTTAATTATAAGGAAGCTCTGGCAAAATCTCTTATCTTTTTAGAGGCACAAAGATCAGGAAAACTTCCTCCCAATAATAGGGTTCCTTGGAGAGGCGACTCGGCGCTCGATGATGGAAAACTTGCTAAt ATGGACCTATCTGGGGGATATTATGATGCAGGGGATAATGTGAAATATGGTTTACCAATGGCATTTACGGTTACTACATTATCGTGGGCTGCCATATTTTACAAAGCAGAATTTGAAGCGACAAAGGAAATGGGAAATATTCAAGCTGCAATTAGATGGGGTACAGATTATTTTATGAAATGTAGTTCAAGAAGAAATAAATTATATGTTGAGGTAGGTGACCCAGTTGAAGATCACAATTGTTGGGCTCCACCAGAAAAAATGAGGACAAAAAGATCAGTTAAAGTAATTGATAGTAGCACACCTGGTAGTGAGATTGCTGCTGAAACTGCTGCTGCAATGGCTTCTTCTTCGATCGTTTTTAGACATGTTGATCGTAAATATGCTCGGAGTCTACTCAACAGAGCAAAACTG CTTTTCGATATGGCAAAATCGCATAAAGCGACCTATGATGGAGAATGTCCCTTTTACTGCTCGTATTCAGGCTATAAT GATGAAATGATGTGGGCAGCAACATGGTTATACATGGCTACTAATAAACCAATATACATGAAATACATACAAGAAGAATCAATTAGTGCTAGTGTAGCTGAATTCAGTTGGGATCTTAAATATGCTGGAGTTCAAGTTCTTCTCACTCAATTACATTATGAAGGAATAAAAGGTCTTGAAACATTCAAAGCACACGGCGAAAGTTACATATGTTCGGTCCTTCCTGATAGTCCTTACCACCAAATCAATTTGTCACCCG GTGGGTTTATTCATATGAGAGATGGAGCCAATACACAATATGCCACCAGCACATCTTTCTTGTTCATGGTATATAGTGATTTGCTTGCCAAATATAAACAGAAAGTCAAATGTGGAGTCAAAGAATTTGACTCATTGCATCTCCTTGATTTTGCCAGAAAACAAGTTAGTATAAACCTTATTTAT ATGGATTACATATTGGGGAAAAATCCAGAAGGAAGATCATATATGGTAGGATTTGGGAAAAATCCACCAACACAAGCTCATCATAGAGGTGCTTCGGTGCCAAAGTTGGCACCAAATGAAGTGATAGATTGTCCCACTAGCTTTGCAAAATGGCTTCAAAGAGATGCACCAAATCCACATGAGCTAACTGGAGCCATTATGGGTGGACCTGACATTAATGACCATTTTGATGATAAACGCACAGATTCACCTAAGACTGAACCTTGCACTTATGTTAATTCTCTTGCAGCCGGCGCTCTAGCTAAGCTTGCTTCATTGGGTTAA